A genomic region of Macaca thibetana thibetana isolate TM-01 chromosome 14, ASM2454274v1, whole genome shotgun sequence contains the following coding sequences:
- the MMP27 gene encoding matrix metalloproteinase-27, with the protein MKHLLLLFLFFITFSSAFPTVRMMENEENMQLAQAYLNQFYSLEIEGNHLVQSKNRSLIDDKIREMQAFFGLTVTGKLDSNTLEIMKTPRCGVPDVGQYGYTLPGWRKYNLTYRIINYTPDMARTAVDEAIQEGLEVWSKVTPLQFTKISKGIADIMIAFRTRVHGRCPRYFDGPLGVLGHAFPPGPGLGGDTHFDEDENWTKDGAGFNLFLVAAHEFGHALGLSHSNDQTALMFPNYVSLDPRKYPLSQDDINGIQSIYGGLPKVPAKPKEPTISHACDPDLTFDAITTFRREVMFFKGRHLWRIYYDITDVEFELIASFWPSLPADLQAAYENPRDKILVFKDENFWMIRGYAVLPDYPKSIHTLGFPGRVKKVDAAVCDKTTRKTYFFVGIWCWRFDEMTQTMDKGFPQRVVKHFPGISIRVDAAFQYKGFFYFSRGSKQFEYDIKTKNITRIMRTNTWFQCKEPLNSSFGFDINKEKAHSGGVKISHHKSLSLFILSIVHVLKNTSIDQ; encoded by the exons ATGAAGCACCTTCTgcttctatttttgttctttataacattttcttctgcatttccTACAGTCCGGAtgatggaaaatgaagaaaacatgcaACTGGCTCAG GCATATCTCAACCAGTTCTACTCTCTTGAAATAGAAGGGAATCATCTTGTTCAAAGCAAGAACAGGAGTCTCATAGATGACAAAATTCGGGAAATGCAAGCATTTTTTGGATTGACAGTGACTGGAAAACTGGACTCAAACACCCTTGAGATCATGAAGACACCCAGGTGTGGGGTGCCTGATGTGGGCCAGTATGGCTACACCCTCCCTGGGTGGAGAAAATACAACCTTACCTACAG aataataaacTACACTCCGGATATGGCACGAACTGCTGTGGATGAGGCTATACAAGAAGGTTTAGAAGTGTGGAGCAAAGTTACTCCACTACAATTCACCAAGATTTCAAAGGGGATTGCAGACATCATGATTGCCTTTAGGACTCGAG TCCATGGTCGGTGTCCTCGCTATTTTGATGGTCCCCTGGGAGTGCTTGGCCATGCCTTTCCTCCTGGTCCGGGTCTGGGTGGTGACACTCATTTTGATGAGGATGAAAACTGGACCAAGGATGGAGCAG GATTCAACTTGTTTCTTGTGGCTGCTCATGAATTTGGTCATGCACTGGGGCTGTCTCACTCCAATGATCAAACAGCCTTGATGTTCCCAAATTATGTCTCCCTGGATCCCAGAAAATACCCACTTTCTCAGGATGATATCAATGGAATCCAATCCATCTATG gAGGTCTGCCTAAGGTACCTGCTAAGCCAAAGGAACCCACTATATCCCATGCCTGTGACCCTGACTTGACTTTTGATGCTATCACCACTTTCCGCAGAGAAGTAATGTTCTTTAAAGGCAG GCACCTATGGAGGATCTATTATGATATCACGGATGTTGAGTTTGAATTAATTGCTTCATTCTGGCCATCTCTGCCAGCTGATCTGCAAGCTGCATATGAGAACCCCAGAGATAAGATTCTGGTTTTCAAAG ATGAAAACTTCTGGATGATCAGAGGATATGCTGTCTTGCCAGATTATCCCAAATCCATTCATACATTAGGTTTTCCAGGACGTGTGAAGAAAGTAGATGCAGCCGTCTGTGATAAGACCACAAGAAAAACCTACTTctttgtgggcatttggtgctggAG GTTTGATGAAATGACCCAAACCATGGACAAAGGGTTCCCGCAGAGGGTGGTAAAACACTTTCCTGGAATCAGTATCCGTGTTGATGCTGCTTTCCAGTACAAAG GATTCTTCTATTTCAGCCGTGGATCAAAGCAATTTGAATATGACATTAAGACAAAGAATATTACCCGAATCATGAGAACTAATACTTGGTTTCAATGCAAAGAACCATTAAACTCATCATTTGGTTTTGATATCAACAAGGAAAAAGCACATTCAGGAGGCGTAAAGATATCGCATCATAAGAGTTTAAGCTTGTTTATTTTAAGTATTGTTCATGTGCTGAAAAACACTTCTATTGATCAATAA